Proteins encoded together in one Candidatus Hydrogenedentota bacterium window:
- a CDS encoding glycosyltransferase produces the protein MTDTHERPPLVSIVIATYAGDSLDHLGEAVESALLQTHRNIEVLVAADGPLSIEAQAYLSERAQQDPRIVLLSLPENRGPGAARNLAIARARGAYIAILDADDRAKPYRVERQLAFIQESGADLVGSAYTIIDDFGGAVGEKRFPLEPDAIRAAMYLYNPIANSTAFARATVLKKHAYPEAFRYGEDYALWIALARAGCVLRNQPDPLVEFRCDTSILARRRGLHCAITELTNKLHALPLYPAYKWPLVAAAAVAISLVRLLPAPLLNPFYRIRKELHRERT, from the coding sequence ATGACGGATACACATGAACGGCCCCCGCTTGTTTCGATCGTCATCGCCACATACGCGGGCGATTCGCTCGATCATCTTGGCGAGGCGGTCGAGAGCGCGTTGCTGCAAACGCACCGCAACATCGAGGTTCTCGTCGCCGCCGATGGCCCGCTTTCGATCGAGGCGCAGGCCTACCTGAGCGAGCGCGCCCAACAGGACCCGCGCATCGTTCTGCTGTCGTTGCCGGAAAACCGCGGCCCGGGCGCGGCCCGCAACCTGGCCATCGCGCGCGCCCGCGGCGCGTATATCGCCATTCTCGATGCCGACGATCGCGCAAAGCCATACCGCGTTGAACGTCAACTCGCCTTCATTCAAGAATCGGGCGCGGACCTTGTCGGCAGCGCCTACACCATCATCGACGACTTCGGCGGCGCCGTCGGCGAGAAGCGCTTCCCGCTCGAGCCGGACGCCATTCGCGCCGCGATGTATCTCTACAATCCGATCGCGAATTCGACCGCCTTCGCGCGCGCTACCGTCTTGAAGAAACACGCCTACCCCGAGGCGTTTCGTTACGGCGAAGATTACGCATTATGGATTGCGCTCGCGCGCGCGGGCTGCGTGTTGCGTAACCAACCCGATCCGCTGGTCGAGTTCCGTTGCGACACATCCATCCTGGCGCGGCGGCGTGGACTGCATTGCGCTATTACCGAGCTGACGAATAAACTCCACGCGCTCCCGCTCTATCCCGCCTACAAGTGGCCGCTCGTCGCCGCCGCCGCTGTTGCTATTTCGCTCGTTCGATTACTGCCTGCGCCGCTGTTGAATCCCTTCTATCGCATCCGGAAGGAATTGCATCGAGAGCGCACATGA
- a CDS encoding glycosyltransferase family 2 protein, protein MCRVSVIVPTHNRAASLPAHVDRVLHQTAADYEAVYVNDSSTDDTARILDEYAARFPGRLRVVHVHAGAPGPARNAGAAIARGGLLLFTDDDVTVPDDWVARMLALYEAAGRPAVCGGVAPVSMETDVERYLHCRVAGAMGRAAGAIHAAPMMNFMVTREAFQAIGGFLDTPLRAAEDWEFCRRLRAAGFVIHYDPGVEVLHAYQRELIPAAHRMRDAGAAGVYIWLKHHRGAFLYTAYSLIRCVLSPFWIPFRYPIELYALAVHMEYVFAEARLLAYVRYLRGKPVV, encoded by the coding sequence ATGTGTCGTGTGAGCGTTATTGTGCCGACGCACAATCGCGCGGCGTCGCTCCCCGCCCACGTCGACCGTGTGCTACACCAGACTGCCGCGGATTATGAAGCGGTCTACGTGAACGATTCCTCGACCGATGACACGGCGCGGATTCTCGACGAGTATGCGGCGCGCTTTCCCGGGCGGTTGCGCGTGGTCCACGTGCACGCCGGCGCGCCGGGCCCGGCGCGCAACGCGGGGGCCGCAATCGCGCGCGGGGGTCTGCTGCTCTTCACGGACGACGATGTTACGGTACCCGACGACTGGGTGGCGCGGATGCTCGCGCTTTACGAGGCGGCGGGAAGGCCCGCGGTCTGCGGGGGCGTCGCGCCGGTGTCGATGGAAACAGACGTCGAACGCTATCTGCACTGCCGTGTGGCAGGCGCGATGGGTCGCGCGGCGGGCGCAATTCACGCCGCGCCCATGATGAACTTCATGGTGACGCGCGAGGCGTTTCAGGCGATAGGCGGGTTCCTCGACACGCCGTTGCGCGCGGCGGAAGATTGGGAGTTTTGCAGAAGGCTGCGCGCGGCGGGCTTTGTCATCCACTACGATCCCGGCGTGGAAGTGCTGCACGCCTACCAACGCGAATTGATTCCCGCTGCACACCGCATGCGCGATGCAGGCGCGGCCGGCGTCTACATTTGGCTGAAGCACCATCGCGGCGCGTTTTTGTACACCGCGTACTCGCTGATCCGATGCGTTTTGTCGCCCTTTTGGATTCCGTTTCGGTATCCGATTGAGCTTTATGCGTTGGCGGTACACATGGAGTATGTGTTTGCCGAGGCGAGGTTGTTGGCGTATGTGCGGTATCTGCGCGGGAAGCCCGTGGTGTGA
- a CDS encoding glycosyltransferase family 4 protein, translated as MPHVKDPIRVLHLAESPYFGGINAHICSVVRAFRDRPGVTISVATLPGVHADRWLFDVLGEKYVYELPMASRFDFSVTKRLREYVAREEIDVVHTHNYRATLVASRAKLPIPVVNTSHGMVIDGGLKVRAYQWLELHAMRNLRATVAVSGFVNRWLVSRGVPREKLRTIHNGYEPEPNSRDLDRRTLGIANDATVYLFVGRLAHGKGIREFIDALRGIDGAHAVIVGDGPLRGDSEAVAHAARVAAHFAGIQRDVTPYYRFADVVVLPSRMEALPMTLIEAAAHGKPVVASNVGGIPEVVADSETGLLVKTRDRAQLHDALRKLTNADLRARLGAAAYARWRERFTLNDMADALHSLYREAVG; from the coding sequence ATGCCGCACGTGAAGGACCCTATTCGAGTACTGCACCTTGCCGAAAGCCCGTACTTCGGCGGCATCAACGCGCACATTTGCAGCGTCGTGCGCGCCTTTCGCGACCGCCCCGGCGTGACAATCTCGGTCGCCACGCTGCCCGGCGTCCACGCGGACCGGTGGCTGTTCGACGTGCTGGGCGAGAAGTACGTTTACGAGCTTCCGATGGCCTCGCGGTTCGACTTCAGCGTAACCAAACGGCTGCGAGAGTACGTGGCGCGCGAAGAAATCGACGTCGTCCACACGCACAACTACCGCGCCACGCTTGTCGCCTCCCGCGCGAAACTTCCGATTCCCGTCGTCAATACCTCGCACGGGATGGTCATCGACGGCGGCCTGAAGGTCCGCGCGTACCAATGGCTCGAACTTCACGCCATGCGAAACCTCCGCGCGACGGTCGCTGTTTCCGGCTTCGTGAACCGCTGGCTTGTGTCACGGGGCGTTCCGCGGGAGAAGTTGCGCACGATTCACAACGGCTATGAACCTGAGCCGAACAGCCGGGACCTGGATCGCCGCACGCTCGGCATCGCAAACGATGCAACGGTCTATCTGTTTGTCGGACGGCTCGCGCACGGCAAGGGAATCCGCGAGTTCATCGATGCGTTGCGCGGCATTGATGGCGCGCACGCGGTGATCGTGGGCGACGGCCCCTTGCGCGGAGACAGCGAAGCCGTCGCGCATGCGGCACGAGTTGCCGCGCATTTCGCGGGCATCCAGCGCGACGTGACACCGTACTACCGTTTCGCAGACGTCGTCGTGTTGCCCTCGCGTATGGAAGCGCTACCGATGACGCTCATCGAAGCGGCGGCCCACGGAAAACCGGTCGTCGCGTCGAACGTCGGCGGAATTCCCGAGGTGGTGGCCGATAGCGAAACCGGACTGTTGGTCAAAACGCGCGACCGCGCGCAACTGCATGACGCGTTAAGAAAACTCACGAACGCCGATCTGCGCGCGCGCCTCGGCGCGGCGGCATACGCGCGCTGGCGCGAACGGTTTACGCTCAATGACATGGCGGACGCGCTGCATTCCCTCTACCGTGAAGCCGTTGGTTAA
- a CDS encoding SGNH/GDSL hydrolase family protein, whose protein sequence is MGSVALRAIVLIAMTTPFVGCQTFSRPGPVAQAPRVDAARGMASADGKTTWYDALDIGVEGRGWSEGLKHSYDRFPAEAEGKIPDPVWNLSHHSAGINVRFMTDSPSVSVRWSLREDRIAMPHMPATGVSGVDLYVKHEGRWGWIGTGFPEKKEGNEAVLASGLPAGMHEYRMYFPLYNGTEKLEIGIAQGSTITTNPGYGARYEKPMLFWGSSILHGACASRPGMAYPSIIGRRMERPVINLGFSGNGRMDPPIVELISRLDVSVYVIDCCPNMDPALITERTEPLVKTLRAARPDTPIVLVENVPYEKGWFLDASKDSYVKKNEALHAAYTRLRNGGVRRLYYIPCDEFFGDDHDATVDGVHPNDIGFLRMADAIEPSLRRVLSRK, encoded by the coding sequence ATGGGATCGGTTGCGCTACGGGCAATTGTACTCATCGCGATGACGACGCCATTCGTCGGGTGCCAGACGTTTTCCAGACCGGGACCTGTGGCGCAAGCGCCGCGCGTGGATGCCGCGCGGGGAATGGCAAGCGCCGACGGGAAGACGACGTGGTACGACGCGCTCGATATCGGCGTCGAAGGGCGCGGCTGGAGCGAGGGGCTGAAGCATTCCTATGATCGTTTCCCGGCGGAGGCAGAGGGGAAGATTCCTGACCCGGTGTGGAATCTGTCGCACCATTCCGCGGGAATCAATGTGCGCTTCATGACCGATTCGCCGAGCGTTTCCGTGCGCTGGTCATTGCGCGAGGACCGGATCGCGATGCCGCACATGCCCGCAACGGGCGTGAGCGGCGTCGACCTGTATGTGAAGCACGAAGGCCGCTGGGGATGGATCGGGACCGGCTTTCCGGAGAAGAAGGAAGGCAACGAAGCCGTGCTTGCGTCCGGCCTGCCCGCAGGCATGCACGAATACCGGATGTATTTCCCGCTCTATAACGGAACAGAGAAGCTGGAGATCGGAATAGCGCAAGGCTCGACAATTACGACAAACCCGGGGTACGGCGCGCGTTACGAAAAGCCGATGCTGTTCTGGGGGTCTTCGATTCTCCACGGCGCGTGTGCGTCGCGCCCGGGCATGGCGTATCCGTCGATTATCGGGCGGCGGATGGAGCGGCCGGTCATTAATCTCGGTTTCTCGGGGAACGGACGAATGGACCCGCCCATCGTCGAACTGATTTCAAGACTCGACGTGTCCGTCTACGTCATCGATTGCTGCCCGAATATGGACCCGGCCCTGATCACGGAGCGAACCGAACCGCTGGTGAAGACCTTGCGCGCCGCGCGGCCGGATACGCCGATTGTGCTGGTGGAGAACGTCCCTTATGAGAAAGGGTGGTTCCTCGACGCAAGCAAAGATTCCTACGTCAAGAAAAACGAGGCGCTTCACGCGGCATACACGAGACTTCGAAACGGGGGAGTTCGACGGCTCTATTACATTCCGTGCGACGAATTCTTTGGCGATGATCACGACGCCACCGTGGACGGTGTCCATCCGAACGACATTGGATTCCTGCGGATGGCGGACGCAATCGAACCGTCGTTGAGGCGTGTACTCTCGCGGAAATGA
- a CDS encoding aquaporin → MVDALRKHWPEYIMEAGLLGAFMASACGFGALFYFPGSGVARAIDNELARRFLMGVAMGLTAIALIYSPWGKRSGAHMNPAVTLTFLRLGKVAPMDAAFYVLFQFSGGALGVFIVYAMVRGAVSDPNVNYVVTVPGKWGVWAAFAAEAAISFGMMAMVLATTNRERFAPYTGLFAGALLVVYITFEAPLSGMSINPARTFGSALVARQWTAFWIYAAAPLLGMLAASEWYLRTLGAARVNCAKLHHRNHHRCIFCEYQHPELAAPACVPRGGN, encoded by the coding sequence ATGGTTGACGCGCTGCGAAAACATTGGCCCGAGTACATCATGGAGGCGGGACTGTTGGGAGCTTTCATGGCATCGGCGTGCGGGTTCGGTGCGTTGTTCTATTTCCCCGGTTCGGGCGTTGCGCGGGCGATCGACAACGAACTGGCGCGGCGGTTCCTCATGGGCGTTGCGATGGGCCTCACGGCGATCGCGCTGATCTACTCGCCATGGGGAAAGCGTTCCGGCGCGCACATGAACCCTGCTGTGACGCTGACCTTCTTGCGGTTGGGCAAGGTGGCGCCGATGGACGCGGCGTTTTATGTCCTGTTCCAGTTTTCCGGCGGCGCGCTTGGCGTGTTCATCGTGTATGCGATGGTCCGCGGCGCCGTATCCGATCCGAATGTGAACTATGTGGTGACCGTCCCTGGGAAATGGGGCGTGTGGGCGGCGTTTGCCGCCGAGGCGGCGATCTCGTTCGGGATGATGGCGATGGTGCTTGCCACGACGAACCGCGAGCGGTTCGCGCCGTACACGGGCCTCTTTGCCGGCGCGCTGCTCGTCGTTTACATCACGTTCGAGGCGCCGTTGTCGGGGATGAGCATAAATCCGGCCCGGACGTTTGGGTCTGCCCTCGTCGCGCGCCAGTGGACGGCATTTTGGATTTATGCAGCCGCGCCGTTGCTGGGGATGCTCGCCGCGAGCGAGTGGTACCTGCGCACTCTGGGCGCCGCGCGTGTGAATTGCGCAAAGCTACATCATCGAAACCATCATCGCTGCATTTTTTGCGAGTACCAACATCCGGAGCTGGCGGCGCCGGCGTGCGTGCCGCGGGGAGGAAACTGA
- a CDS encoding GMC family oxidoreductase, translated as MERYDVIIIGSGAGGGTLAYRLAPTGKKVLILERGEFVPREKENWDSHAVVVENRYHINEAWLDKKGHEFHAGTHYYVGGNTKFYGAALIRLREQDFGELRHHDGISPAWPIGYDTLEPYYTEAEKLYFVHGERGADPTEPRASAPYDYPALSHEPRIRQIYDGLKMQGCNPFPMPVGIMRDEKNERKSKCIRCNTCDGFPCLVHAKADAEVVCVEPALQHPNVSIMTGAYVERLETDPSGRSISKVIVKRNGSIETLSAEIVVSSCGAINSAALLLRSANDQHPKGLANGSDQVGRNYMCHVNSMYLALSQHRNDTKFNKTLGLNDFYFGADDFHFPMGHISLISAIDANILRAGAPRFTPTKPLEVMAEHAVPFWCTTEDLPDPNNRVVLSKDGRITLDYAPNNETSHKRLLDKLKGLLKHIEFDEHLIPLQAYVPGRIPLAGVAHQNGTLRFGKDAATSVLDINCKAHEIDNLYAVDGSFFPSCGAVNPALTIIANALRVGDHLKARLS; from the coding sequence ATGGAGCGCTACGACGTCATCATTATCGGATCGGGCGCGGGCGGCGGGACGCTGGCGTACCGGCTCGCCCCGACAGGAAAGAAGGTTCTGATTCTCGAACGCGGCGAGTTCGTGCCCCGCGAGAAGGAGAACTGGGACAGCCACGCGGTGGTGGTCGAGAACCGGTACCACATTAACGAGGCATGGCTCGACAAAAAGGGCCACGAGTTTCACGCGGGCACGCACTACTACGTGGGCGGGAACACGAAGTTTTATGGCGCGGCGTTGATTCGCTTGCGCGAGCAGGACTTTGGCGAGTTGAGACATCACGACGGAATTTCGCCCGCATGGCCGATCGGCTACGACACACTCGAGCCGTATTACACCGAGGCGGAAAAGCTCTACTTCGTCCACGGCGAGCGCGGCGCAGACCCGACGGAACCGCGTGCGAGCGCGCCGTACGATTACCCCGCGCTGAGCCACGAACCGCGAATTCGCCAAATCTACGACGGCCTCAAGATGCAAGGATGCAATCCGTTTCCCATGCCGGTCGGCATCATGCGCGACGAGAAGAACGAACGCAAGAGCAAGTGCATTCGGTGCAACACCTGCGACGGGTTCCCATGCCTGGTACACGCGAAGGCCGACGCGGAAGTTGTGTGCGTCGAGCCGGCGTTACAGCACCCGAACGTGAGTATTATGACGGGGGCGTACGTCGAGCGGCTAGAAACAGACCCTTCGGGCAGGTCTATCTCCAAAGTGATTGTGAAACGAAATGGGAGCATCGAGACGCTGTCCGCGGAGATCGTGGTGAGTTCGTGCGGCGCGATCAATTCGGCCGCGCTGTTGTTGCGTTCCGCAAACGACCAGCACCCAAAGGGATTGGCGAACGGCTCGGATCAGGTCGGGCGCAACTACATGTGCCACGTGAACTCGATGTACCTCGCCCTGTCGCAACACCGCAACGACACGAAGTTCAACAAGACGCTTGGGCTGAACGATTTCTACTTTGGCGCGGACGACTTCCATTTCCCGATGGGTCACATCTCGCTTATCAGCGCTATCGACGCGAACATTCTGCGCGCGGGAGCGCCGAGGTTCACGCCGACAAAACCGCTCGAAGTCATGGCGGAGCATGCGGTCCCGTTCTGGTGTACGACGGAGGACCTGCCGGACCCGAACAACCGCGTGGTCCTGTCGAAAGACGGACGCATCACGCTCGACTATGCGCCGAACAATGAAACGTCGCACAAACGGTTGCTCGACAAGCTGAAAGGCCTGTTGAAACACATCGAATTCGACGAGCATCTGATTCCGCTCCAGGCTTACGTGCCGGGGCGCATTCCGCTGGCCGGTGTGGCGCACCAGAACGGCACCTTGCGGTTCGGTAAGGACGCAGCGACAAGTGTGCTCGACATAAACTGCAAGGCGCATGAGATCGACAACTTGTACGCGGTGGACGGAAGCTTTTTCCCTTCGTGCGGCGCAGTGAACCCCGCACTGACAATCATCGCGAACGCGCTACGCGTGGGCGATCACCTTAAGGCGCGCTTGTCATGA
- a CDS encoding VOC family protein, with translation MALRAVLSYVVLALAAGSALAVPGVDSVATIGMVVSDLDSAVDWYSRVLTFEKVSETEVAGEAYERLSGVFGLRMRIARMQLGSEQIELTQYLAPQGRPIPIDSRSNDRWFQHIAIIVSDMDKAYARLRGFKVAHASSGPQTLPGWNKNAGGISAFYFKDPDGHVLEVLNFPEGKGDGKWHVPTDKLFLGIDHTAIVVNDTEASLRFYRDVLGMKVAGESENYGVEQEHLNNVFGARLRITSLRSMSGPSIEFLEYLTPRDGRPYPADSRAPDLWQWQTTVTATDARAAAQAVRTTGHAWVSPGVIEIPKNSLDFSQGILVRDPDGHAIRIVQR, from the coding sequence ATGGCGTTGCGCGCGGTCCTTTCCTATGTAGTGCTGGCGCTTGCGGCGGGATCGGCGCTTGCAGTGCCGGGAGTCGATTCGGTTGCGACAATTGGTATGGTCGTCTCGGACCTGGACAGTGCGGTCGATTGGTACAGCCGCGTATTGACATTCGAGAAAGTGTCCGAGACCGAAGTGGCGGGCGAGGCGTACGAGCGCTTGTCGGGCGTATTCGGATTGCGAATGCGCATCGCGCGGATGCAATTGGGCTCGGAGCAGATCGAACTGACGCAGTACCTGGCGCCGCAGGGGCGCCCCATTCCAATAGATTCGCGCAGCAACGATCGCTGGTTTCAGCATATCGCCATAATTGTGAGCGACATGGACAAAGCCTACGCGCGGCTGCGCGGGTTCAAGGTCGCGCACGCGTCGAGCGGGCCGCAGACGTTGCCCGGCTGGAACAAGAACGCGGGCGGGATCAGCGCCTTCTACTTCAAGGACCCGGATGGGCACGTGCTCGAGGTGCTGAACTTTCCCGAAGGCAAAGGCGATGGAAAGTGGCACGTGCCCACGGACAAGTTGTTTCTCGGCATCGACCATACCGCAATCGTCGTAAACGACACGGAGGCCAGCCTGCGCTTCTATCGGGACGTGCTCGGTATGAAAGTGGCGGGGGAGAGCGAGAATTACGGCGTCGAGCAGGAGCACCTGAACAACGTTTTCGGGGCGCGGCTGCGTATCACCAGCCTGCGTTCCATGTCAGGCCCGTCTATCGAATTCCTCGAATACCTCACTCCGCGCGACGGTCGCCCCTATCCCGCGGACTCGCGCGCGCCCGACCTCTGGCAGTGGCAAACGACGGTGACCGCGACCGATGCAAGGGCCGCGGCGCAGGCGGTGCGTACGACGGGCCACGCGTGGGTATCGCCTGGTGTTATCGAAATTCCGAAGAACAGTCTGGATTTCTCTCAAGGTATACTGGTGCGCGACCCGGACGGTCACGCGATACGAATCGTGCAGAGGTAA
- a CDS encoding glucosidase, with product MTAEEQRLVESNDRTKNWQRWGPYLSERQWGTVREDYSPYGECWDYFPHDHARSRAYRWGEDGLLGITDRECRLCFALALWNGKDPILKERLFGLTGPEGNHGEDVKELYYYLDSTPTHSYMKAQYKYPQAEYPYAQLAEENRRRGKGAPEFELIDTGVFNDNRYFDVTAEYAKGAPDDILIRVTVANRGPEAARIHVLPQLWFRNTWSWGCLHEGCWIKPGMKLEEGVVVSRHVTFGRYFFCADAGPGATPAQWLFTENETNSERLFGATNMSPYVRDAFHEYVVHGKTDAVNPKLQGTKAARLYVLDIPAGESVTLKMRLCSEADSPKVPPLGPEFEAIFAERIKDADGFYASRMAHIANAEERNVARQAYAGLLWTKQFYHYIIRDWLDGDPEQPMPPSSRKLGRNIEWPHFYSRDIISMPDKWEYPWFAAWDLAFHMVPMAQVDPEFAKAQLTLFLREWYMHPNGQIPAYEFAFGDVNPPVHAWACWRVYKMTGPRGQRDTQFLARTFQKLLMNFTWWVNRKDPDGRNIFSGGFLGLDNIGVFDRSRPLPTGGTLEQADGTAWMAFYCATMLSMALELAQTDPSYEDMASKFFEHFVHITDAMNTLGGNGLWDEQDGFYYDQLRLNGGSIPLKVRSLVGVIPLFAVENLEQCVIDKLPGFKKRMEWFMANRKDLARHISYMEEDVYGEVHHEHRLLAIPSRDRLERVLRYVLDESEFLAPYGIRALSRVHLDRPYVFNVGDEEYRVTYTPGESDTGLFGGNSNWRGPIWFPLNYLLIESLERYHHFYGDSLKVECPAGSGNLMNLQEVANELARRLTSLFIPDAGGRRPCHGDAVQYANDPHWKELVLFYEYFHGDTGRGVGASHQTGWTALAARLIDMAARCERAQEARGNGSAKKAEAEPVASG from the coding sequence ATGACGGCTGAAGAACAGCGATTGGTGGAATCGAACGACCGCACGAAAAACTGGCAGCGCTGGGGGCCGTACCTCAGCGAACGACAGTGGGGAACCGTTCGCGAGGACTACTCGCCTTATGGCGAGTGTTGGGACTACTTCCCGCACGACCACGCCCGCAGCCGCGCGTACCGGTGGGGCGAAGACGGATTGTTGGGCATCACCGACCGCGAGTGCCGGTTGTGCTTCGCGCTTGCGCTGTGGAACGGCAAGGATCCGATTCTGAAGGAACGGCTGTTCGGATTGACTGGGCCGGAGGGTAACCACGGCGAGGATGTCAAGGAACTTTACTATTACCTCGATTCGACGCCGACGCATTCGTACATGAAGGCGCAGTACAAGTATCCGCAGGCGGAGTATCCGTACGCGCAACTGGCGGAGGAAAACCGCCGCCGCGGAAAAGGCGCGCCGGAATTCGAATTAATCGATACGGGCGTGTTCAACGACAATCGTTACTTCGACGTGACCGCGGAGTATGCCAAGGGCGCGCCGGACGATATCTTGATCCGCGTCACGGTGGCGAACCGGGGACCGGAAGCGGCGCGCATCCACGTGCTGCCGCAGTTGTGGTTTCGCAACACGTGGTCGTGGGGATGCCTGCACGAAGGTTGCTGGATTAAGCCCGGCATGAAACTCGAAGAGGGTGTCGTGGTGTCGCGACACGTTACGTTCGGCCGCTATTTTTTCTGCGCGGACGCGGGGCCCGGCGCGACGCCCGCGCAGTGGCTCTTTACCGAAAACGAAACGAACTCCGAGCGTCTGTTCGGCGCGACGAACATGAGTCCGTACGTGCGCGACGCGTTTCACGAGTACGTCGTTCACGGCAAGACAGACGCCGTCAACCCGAAACTGCAAGGCACGAAAGCCGCGCGGCTTTATGTACTGGACATACCCGCCGGTGAAAGCGTGACGCTGAAGATGCGGCTGTGTTCCGAGGCGGACTCGCCGAAGGTCCCGCCGCTGGGGCCGGAATTCGAGGCGATTTTCGCGGAGCGCATCAAGGACGCGGATGGGTTCTACGCGTCGCGCATGGCGCACATCGCGAACGCCGAGGAACGCAACGTAGCGCGGCAGGCGTACGCGGGGCTGTTGTGGACAAAACAGTTCTACCACTACATCATTCGCGACTGGCTCGATGGCGATCCGGAGCAGCCGATGCCACCGTCGTCGCGCAAGCTGGGGCGCAATATCGAGTGGCCGCACTTCTACAGCCGCGATATCATCTCGATGCCGGACAAGTGGGAGTATCCGTGGTTCGCGGCGTGGGACCTGGCGTTTCACATGGTGCCGATGGCGCAGGTGGACCCGGAATTCGCGAAGGCGCAGCTCACGCTCTTTCTCCGCGAGTGGTACATGCACCCGAACGGCCAGATACCCGCGTACGAATTCGCGTTCGGCGACGTGAACCCGCCGGTGCACGCATGGGCGTGCTGGCGCGTGTACAAGATGACCGGACCGCGCGGCCAGCGCGACACACAATTCCTCGCGCGGACGTTTCAGAAGCTGCTGATGAACTTCACGTGGTGGGTGAACCGCAAAGACCCGGATGGACGCAACATTTTTTCCGGCGGATTTCTTGGCCTCGACAATATAGGCGTGTTCGATCGATCGCGCCCGCTGCCCACGGGCGGGACGCTCGAACAAGCGGACGGCACGGCGTGGATGGCGTTCTATTGCGCGACCATGCTGTCCATGGCCCTCGAACTGGCGCAAACCGATCCGTCATACGAAGACATGGCCTCGAAGTTCTTCGAGCACTTTGTGCACATTACCGATGCGATGAATACGCTTGGTGGAAACGGGTTGTGGGACGAGCAGGACGGTTTTTATTACGACCAATTGCGCCTGAACGGCGGGTCGATTCCGCTGAAGGTGCGCTCGCTTGTAGGCGTAATTCCATTGTTCGCGGTGGAAAATCTCGAGCAGTGCGTCATCGACAAGTTGCCGGGCTTCAAGAAGCGAATGGAATGGTTTATGGCGAACCGCAAAGACCTTGCGCGCCACATTTCCTACATGGAGGAAGATGTGTACGGCGAGGTCCACCACGAACACCGCCTGCTCGCGATACCCTCGCGTGACCGGCTCGAACGCGTGCTGCGCTATGTCCTCGATGAAAGCGAATTTCTCGCGCCATACGGCATTCGCGCATTGTCTCGCGTTCACCTCGATAGGCCGTACGTCTTCAACGTCGGCGATGAGGAATACCGGGTGACGTACACGCCGGGTGAGTCCGACACCGGATTGTTTGGCGGAAACTCGAATTGGCGCGGGCCCATCTGGTTTCCGTTGAACTACCTGCTGATCGAGTCGCTGGAACGCTACCACCATTTTTACGGCGACTCGCTCAAGGTCGAATGCCCGGCAGGTTCGGGCAACTTGATGAACTTGCAGGAAGTCGCAAACGAACTCGCGCGGCGGCTTACGTCGCTGTTCATACCGGATGCAGGCGGCAGGCGGCCGTGCCACGGCGACGCGGTGCAGTACGCGAACGATCCGCATTGGAAGGAATTGGTCCTCTTCTACGAGTATTTCCACGGAGACACCGGCCGCGGCGTCGGCGCAAGCCATCAGACCGGGTGGACCGCACTCGCCGCGCGGCTGATCGACATGGCCGCGCGCTGTGAACGCGCCCAGGAAGCGCGCGGCAACGGATCGGCGAAAAAAGCGGAGGCGGAGCCGGTTGCCTCGGGATGA